TTTTTATGTGATGGGGCCGGATACCCAAAACGAGTTCCGAACCGCTTAATCTGCTTAATGCCTCGGCATACTGGCTATCAAGCCTCACCTCAAAAAATCCACAGTCGAGGACAGCGTTAGTACCTTCTATCCGAGCACTACATTCGAAGAAGTTCATTGGTGGCGAGCCGACGAAACCGGCGACGAAGAGGTTTGCCGGTTTTTTAAAGACCTCCATGGGCTCGCCTACTTGCATAATTTTCCCAGCGTTCATCACTGCTATCCGGTCTCCCATGGTCATGGCCTCGACTTGGTCGTGTGTGACGTATATGGTGGTCGTCTTAAGGTCTTTCTGAAGACGTATGAGTTCGGCTCTCATGTAGACCCTCAACTTTGCATCTATGTTTGACAACGGTTCGTCGAGGAGAAATAGTTTAGGCGACCTGACGACTGCGCGGGCGAGGGCGACTCTCTGTTTTTCCCCACCACTTAGCTCATGTGGTTTTTTTTCAAGCAGGTGAACTATTCTAAGCATCTCTGCGGTTTCACGCACCCGCCTCATGATTTCCACTTTATCATATCCCCTTATGCGGAGCGGGAAAGCGATGTTCTGGAAGACAGTCATAGTGGGATAGAGTGCGAAACTTTGGAAGACCATGGCCACATCTCTTTTCTCCGGCGGCACATCGTTGACTAATTGGTCATCGAAGTAGATGTTTCCTGAAGAGACAGTCTCGAGTCCGGCTATCATATTGAGAGTTGTGCTTTTCCCACATCCTGAAGGACCTAAGAGAACGAAGAACTCCTTATCCTTAATCTCTAGATCAACTCCGTCAACAGCCAATGTGTTGCCATACCTTTTTGTGACATTATCTAGTTTAACTGTAACCAACCACTTCTCCAAAAGCGTCGCATTTCGCGAAAAATATAAAGCTTGCTAGCGGGGTAAAAATTGCTTTAAACTCCCAAGACAAAACTGCTGCCACCTATCCATAATCCAAACCCTTTTTATCACAAAACAGGCGGTAAGAGCACCGACTTGTAACCAGCAGCAAGCGGATGTTCTTCGCATGCCCTTTCTAATCAACATAGCAGCATCGAACAAGCCTTTGCCAAAGCATAGTTACATGTTTTCTGGATGCTGCCTGAACAGCACAGACATTATTGTGCTGCATCGGTAATTATTAGTAATTGATACCGTATCGACTATTACTGCTCTATTACAACGGCCCCGGGGTCCACTATCCTAAGCCTTACGATATACTTCTGTAATGCAATGGCTACGACTGCCGCCAGTGAGATTTGGAGCATGACTGCTGCAGCAAACATAGCAGGTTCGTTCTGGAAGTTAAAAAATCCTGATAGCTGAGCGTTGTATGTCGCAGCTGGCGTGCCCTGAGACAACAACCAGCTGAAGAAAAAGTCATTCCAGGAAAAGAGAAAGGCGATGACCGCTGTTGCCGCTATTCCCGGAGCAGCCATTGGGAGAACAACCCTATAAAAAGCCCCTAATCGGGAGCAGCCGTCTAGTCTAGCGGCCTTCTCCAAGTCACGCGGTAACGCAGCGAAGAACCCCATCAGTATCCATGTTACAATCGGAATCGTGATGGTGAGATGTATTATTATCATTCCAAGCAATGTTGCCCTCAGCCCTGTCTGCGAGAAGAGAAAGAAGTACGGTAGGGCCACGGACACTGGTGGGAGAGATCTGCTTGCAAGCAGGAATAGTATAAGGATGCTGCGGGCCTTCACCTTAAGTCTTCCAAGCGCATAGCCTGCAGGAACAGCTGTTGTAATAGTGATGACCATCACAATCGGTGCAATTATCATGATGTTAACTAGGCCTCTTAGCAATCCTTCATATCCCCCATAGGCTCTCAGTAAGCCATAGGGGCCTTGGACATCGTACCCAAGTATCCTCAGATACGCGTTGATATTGGGGTTTACGGGGTAGATGTTGCCCGCCACAACATCTCTCACGTCCATAAACGAAATAATTGCTAAACTGTAAATAGGCGCGATACTGTATGCAGCTATCACAACCCCTGCTAGATACACCAAGGCGGTTTTAAGCCTCATACTCATCTCCTAAATGTAAGCAGTTTGAAGTAAAAAATGCTGCCAATCATTACGAAAATCAACAACAGCCACGACATGGCGGCGCCATATCCAAAGTCTTGGGCGTTGAAGAATACGCGGAAACTGTAAAGTGTTGCAGGTGTTGAAGCGAACCCCGGCCCACCACCAGTCAACGCGAAAGCTAGTACTAGCGACGACGCAGATAGAATGGTTGCAAGCACAGTTGTTATGAGAACCGCATATCTTATAAATGGAAAGGTGATGATTCTAAATCTCCAAAATGCAGAAGCGCCGTCAACTTGAGCCTGCCTGTACAAGTCTTCAGGTATTGTCTGAAGAGCTGATAGTATGAAATAGGCGCCAATTGGAGTTATGTTCCAAGCATAGAAAATAGCCAACCAGTCGACGGCATTCACAGGATTAAGGAAGTAGATGGGTTTATCGACCAGTCCGAGGTGTAGCAAAAGTGCGTTTAGGAAGCCATAGTTTCTATCTAGAAAGAACCGACCCGCAATCGCTACGGCAAACTCCGATAATGCCCATGGAAGTATTACTAGAACTTTGAGGACCGGTGTTAACGCTGTTTTTTCATTTAGTACGAGCGCAATCCCTATACTTGATAGCATGATGAGCAGTACGGACTCTATGACGAATCTGACTGATACTAGAACAGAGTTTGCGAAAAGCTGGTCGGCAAAAGCTTTAGCATATTGCTGTAGCCCAACAAATGTAACAGTTTGCTTAAATAGACTAACATCATTTAGACTTAACCAAAAAGAATAAGCAATTGGATATATGTTGATTGAAAACACGAGTATTATTAGTGGGACGACCAGCAAGAGCGCTACTCCTGTATCGCTGAGTCTCATTGCTAGTCTTCAGCTAACCGCCGTGGAATTTTCTATACAGCCTGTCGGACTCGTTCCTAAGCCTTGTTACACCATCCTCCACAGAGGTTGTTCCCGCTACTATTGCTGAGAATATTGGGAAAGAGATATCGGCCCACTCGGTATAGAGCGGTGACTTGAACACGAAGGGTCTTCCCATTGTGTTCGCTATGTCGTCGAAAATCTTCAGAGTTTCTGGAGCCCGGTCTCCCAACCATTGCCTGAAGCCCTCCTGGACATCGGGGTGTCTTAATGTGTCTGTGTAACCTGACCCCAACGCGTCTGTTATAGCCCATGCAGTTGCTGTAAGACGCTCACCATCAGGCGTACGCCAACCAAGGAATTTTATCAACCGTTGTGACCTGAAATCATCAGTGGTCTTATTCGGCCAGCAGTAGAGACCGGTATCTATCACCCCCCATCCGCTTTTGGTGACGGGGACTAGGTTAGCCTTTCCTACAGGAATTCTGGACTGCGACGGGTCATTGAGAACTTTAAAGTAGTATAAAGCCGTGGGCGTGAATGCATATTTCCCTGTGACTATTGCTGACACATGGTCACTGTCACCAGCTTGAGCTAAGACCGTGGGATCGACAAGCCCCTCCTTGAAAACCTGCTGCCATGTTCTCAACAGTTCACCCACTTCGGTATTTGCATCAAACACCGGCTCGAATTTTTTATTGAACAAGGTCTGTGTGAGGTCAGGGTCGTTGTATACGTTAGACATTTCAGCCAAGAAGTCCCATGTTATACCATAGTTCGCGTTAAACCAGTGGGGCATGACAGGTGTGTCAGCTGCTCCCGCTGCCTTGATATCTCTAGCCATATCCCAGAGTTCGTCCCATGTCCCAGGCCTCTCACCCGCCATCCCCGCTTTTTCCAATATACTGTCGTTCACAACCGGCGCAGACCTAGCTGACCAGAAATAAGGTAAGCCCGCGAGCTTGCCGTCCACAGTACTGTATGCCTCAACAATGCTGGGGTACATTTCAGATTTTATCTGTTTTATTTCGGGGAATGATTCAACATCTCGCGTGAATCCTAGCTGAATGAGTCTGGCCGCCTCAAAAAAGTTTGCGTAACACATGTCTATAATATCGCCTGCTTGGAATTTTGCCTCGAGCAACGGGTTATAGTTTTCGTTAGCTAGATGTATCTCTGTCACTTTTTCGCCGAAATATTCCTCAAACTTCTTTACATAGGATGTAACGATATCATCACGGTAGTGCCAATGCACGAATTGAAGAGGAGGCCCGGATACGGTTGGTGTTCCAGTTACAGTCTGTGTTACTGTTCTGGTCACCGTTTGTCCTCCCCCTGTTACCGTGACAGTCTGCCCCCCAACAGTCACGGTTTGGGTTACAGTATTAACTCCAGCAGAACTAAAGCCTGCAAAATAGCCGCCGAGACCGGCTACTAAACCAACGCCAACCGCCAATCCCGCAGCAGCTGCATTGCTAACCGCTTTTCTTCTAGTTATCTTCTTGTTCAGAACATTTTGGTCAATCTCGTCTTTCACGCAAATTTCCCTTTATTTGGGGTTTATAAAGTTTTTCTATAATCTAAGTCGATCATCACTAAAGGGGAGGAGAAGAAAACTTATACAAAGAACAAATTTTTAAATAATTTAACCTAGGTAGTGTTGATGTTTTCAAGTATGAGGAGAGGTGATATCGATACACCTGCGCTTATTGTTGATGTTAAAGTTTTGAAGAGGAATATTACGGAGATGGCTGATTTCGCTAGGAGCTTGGGTAAGAAGCTTAGGCCACATGTAAAGACCCATAAAACTCCTGAGATCGCATGGATGCAGATGGAGGCTGGAGCCGATGGTATATGTGTCCAGAAGCTTGGGGAAGCAGAGGTCATGGCTGAGGCTGGTTTGGATGATATCCTCGTGAGCAACGAGGTGGTAGGTGTTCAAAAAATGCACAGGCTGGTAAAACTGGCCGAGAAGGTAAAGCTCTCGGTAGCTGTCGATGACGTGGAAAATGTTTCAGAACTCGGCAGGTTTTGCAGAGAGAATGGAGTTGAGGTGGGTGTGTATGTTGACGTGGATTGTGGGATGCATAGAACAGGTGTGCCGCCTGAAAAGGCTTGGCTACTAGCTGAAAAGGTAACGAGGACTGAAGGTGTTTACCTGGTTGGCTTGATGGGCTATGAAGGACACGCAGGTTCACCGACATCGAGGGAAGAAAGGCATAAGCTGATAGAAGAAGCAGTCAAAGCCACACTACATGCAGCGAAACTTATGAAGAACAACGGGATAGAACCGGGTGAGGTGAGCATGGGCTCATCTGCCACCGTTAGGGTTAGCGGCCGATATGAAGGTGTTACAGAGCTACAGCCGGGCATGTATGTTTTCAACGACTGGTATCTCGTGGAAAGGGAGGCTGCGACACAGGAGACATGCGCCCTGCATGTTCTCACAACTGTCATGAGTAAAACTTCTCCGGAAAGATGCGTAGTAGACGCGGGGTCAAAAGCATTTCACCTAGACATGGGCAGATATCCGGTGTGTGTGGGTGTGGAGGGGGTAGAGATATACAAGCTCTCAGAGGAACATGGCTGGGTTAAGCTATCAGGGAAAGCAGTTGACAAAGTTAAGCTGGGGGATAGGCTCGAGTTCATTCCTTACCATGTCTGTCCATGCGTCAACCAGTTCGATATTATGTATGGACTAGAAGGTGACTCGGTGACAAAGATATGGGAAATTAAGGCACGGGGCAAAGTAACCTGAAAGCCGCTTGGGTAAAATTTCTACAACCCATACCCGACCTTTAGCTAACACACAGGGGCTCAGCTTTTGAGATATGTTGGTAATTGCCAAATGGTTAGCGTACGCCTTTTATCCAACCATAGCTGATACTTCAGACCATCAATAAAACACTCACCTCCGCAAAGCACAGCTTAAAATCATTAGAAGTAGCCCAAACAATGTTACTCAAAATTTTAAATAAAGCTTTACAGTAACCCATGCTGGTTTTCTATGGGTGAAGAAGACCATGGTTAAGCTAGGTGTGGATGCAACTTTTTGGATGGATGACAAATATGAGATGAGGTTTCTCGGTTTATGTGAAAAGGCGGGCTTTGATTCACTCTGGTTCGGAGACCATTTCCTTCCGTGGCACCATTCTTTCAAACACAACTTCTTCGTTTGGCCGGTTTTAGCCGCCGCAGCAGAGCGCACAAAGAAAATACTTCTCGGAGTTGATGTAACAGTTCCTATCGGCGGAAGATATCACCCTGCTATTATAGCTCAAGCTATGGGTACTCTTGACAACATGTATCCAAGCCGTTTTCTGCTCGGCGTCGGAACCGGCGAAGCTATGAGCGAGAAAAGGTTCATGGGTAGATGGCCTCCTTGGAGGGAGAGGATGGAAAGACTTGTGGAAGCGCTCGACCTAATCAAAAAGCTGTGGAGTAGCAGGGACTACTTCGACTTTGACGGAAAGTACTTCAGCATGTCTAAGGTTTATCTCCACCTCAAGCCAAAGAAATCCATCCCCATTTACTTCAGTGCTATAGGAGAGAAGGCTGCAACATATGCAGGGAAATATGGCGATAGGCTGATAACTGCGAACACTCTGGAGAACTGTAGAGACAAGATTTTCCCAGCCTTTGAAAAAGCCGCGGCAGAAGCGGGGAGAAATCCGCGCCGAATCGAGAAAGCAGTTCTCCTCGAGGGAGCGGTCGTCGACATCGATAAAACCATAAAAAGAATTAAGCGTATACATGCCGGAGCAACGATAATGGAGAACTTTAACGAGGAGGATCCGAGGAAGATAGAGGAGTCTGGGCTAAGATTATCTGATGAAGCTATCCGAAACTATTACCTACTCTATGAAGATGTGGACGACTTGATAGATCACCTTGATCAATTCAGGAAAATAGGGGCTAACCATCTGATTTTCACGGATTTTAGTCCAAGACCAGAGAAAACTATTGAGATTTTCAGGAGGAAGATAATACCATACTTCAAGGGTGGCTAATGGGTGGGAATTAGTTCGGAGGAAACAGATATTATAGCCGAGGTGGATAGGTGAGTCGTTGCCTCGCATCGAGTATCTATATCTGGCGATAGCCAGTATTCTGTGGGGCTCAGGACATCCTGTAATCCGGTATATTTTAGCTGATGTTAACAGTCAGATGAACTCTCTCCATGTAGCGTTTCTAAGCACAGTGGTTGGCATGGTCATTTTGTCTGTGGTCTTAGCGTCACGGCATGGACTGAAAAGGTTGAAGATGCTTGGGAGACGTGGTCTAGCCATTGCTGGGGCCGTTGGCTGTCTACAGTATGGCCTATATCCGATATTGTCCTACACAGCCCTATCATACATTCCGGCTTCACTCAACGCAATCATAGTAGGTTCATCACCAATGTTGATTGCTCTTCTATCAAGAGCTGTATTGCGAGAACAGCTCAAGATGGTTGGCTACGGTGGAATTTTGCTGGCGTTCGCGAGTCTCTTTATCCTTGTTGGAGGCTACGGAGCGGGCTCGATATCCTTTCTCGGACTGGTGCTGTCTTCAGCGGGTGCTTTGGTTGCATCAATCTATGCTGTGGCTGGGAGATACTTGATGAGAAGCCACGATGCCTTCGCTGTTTCACAGTTCGGAACATCTGTAGGGTTACTGGTCCTCACATCCGTGACATATAGCCAGTCGGGGCTCGGCGGCCTCCTAAATTCAGACGTCATGGACCTGCTACTGGTTACATATTGGGGTATAGCGGTGACAACTGGCAACCTTCTTTTCTACCTAGCTCTCAAAAAGCTGGATGCAGCAAGAGCTGGCTCGTTCTTTTTCGTAAGCCCCATGGCAGCGGCTACTCTCTCAGTTATCTTCCTTGGCGAGCCTCTCACAGTATTGATGGTCTTGGGGATGGTGGCAACCTTGATGGGAATTAGGCTGACTCAGATGGCTGTGGTTAGGAAGGATGTAGTCGGTTGAAAGGCTGTTCTTAATGTGACCCGTATGTCTCTTTGAGGTAGGGAATAATTTTCTCCGCATAAGTGCGGAGGGTTTTTTCATGATCTAACCCTATAATGCAAATGGTAAGGCTTGTGGCACCTGCCCCCAAGAATTCCTCCAGCTTCCCGATAACCGAGTCTATGGGCCCAAAGGCGGCCACATCCTCAACAGCACTCCTCGGAACCTGTTTAACCATCTCTTCAAAAGACATAAGCCTCTCCTTATCGGTGGGATCTATCCTCTGCAAAGACAAGTTTTCCGGGACTTCCAATCCCGTAAGCTCTCTCAGAACTTCCCTCTGTTGGACAAGCATACTTTTTACAGCTGGGCTTACAACCCTATATGCGTTCTCAATATCTTCATCGACAGCCGTGTAGACTGTCACATCGATATCTATGTTGGAAATCTGTCTACTCGTCCTTTCTGCACCGTTTTTAACATCCAAGAGATGTTTCTTCAATGTTTGAGGACTCTCTACGCCGACAGGTAGCCATCCATCACCAACCATACCGACTAGTTCTCGTGTCTTACATCCGGCGGCTCCTATGTATATCGGTGGCCTAGGTTTTTGAACAGGCTTAATCTGAAGATATGCTTTCTTTAGGGAAAAGATTTCACCCTCGTAAGTAGCGGGAGATTTTGGAGTAGAAGCTAGTAGAAGGTTGATGACCTCGACGGCTTCGCGGAGTCTTTTGACGGGTTTTGTCCACTCTATTCCAAATGGACTTAGGTTCATCATCTCGCCGGCGCCGATCCCTAGAACTGCTCTACCATGAGTTAAAACATCCAATGTGGCTATAGCTTGAGCTATCTCAACCGGATGCCTTCTATAACAATCGGTGACGGCCGTCGAGATTCTCACATGCTTCGTGAGAACACCAAAGGCTGCTAGAAGCGTTTGGGCGTTGGGATAACTGACCTCAGCGTTTGGGACTATTACGTGGTCACCTATCCTCACATGATCGTATGAAAGCTTATCGGCGAGAATAGCCAGTCGCAATATTTCGTCTATTGTATGTTGAGAAGTTATGATATGACATCCAAATTCACGTAATCTATTCATAATAACTCACACCCGTTAACCTTGTCATTTCCAACCTCTCACCATCCTGACAGGTAGTGGTATGGGTGATTTCTTTTCTTGAGGCT
The sequence above is drawn from the Candidatus Caldarchaeum subterraneum genome and encodes:
- a CDS encoding maltooligosaccharide ABC transporter ATP-binding protein — encoded protein: MVTVKLDNVTKRYGNTLAVDGVDLEIKDKEFFVLLGPSGCGKSTTLNMIAGLETVSSGNIYFDDQLVNDVPPEKRDVAMVFQSFALYPTMTVFQNIAFPLRIRGYDKVEIMRRVRETAEMLRIVHLLEKKPHELSGGEKQRVALARAVVRSPKLFLLDEPLSNIDAKLRVYMRAELIRLQKDLKTTTIYVTHDQVEAMTMGDRIAVMNAGKIMQVGEPMEVFKKPANLFVAGFVGSPPMNFFECSARIEGTNAVLDCGFFEVRLDSQYAEALSRLSGSELVLGIRPHHIKIFKNKEPNTTFDGEVFAVEPLGTETVVDIRVGDNIYKAVTDPYFSARIGDRIYVWLDINQIHVFDKESGIAVI
- a CDS encoding multiple sugar ABC transporter permease, whose amino-acid sequence is MSMRLKTALVYLAGVVIAAYSIAPIYSLAIISFMDVRDVVAGNIYPVNPNINAYLRILGYDVQGPYGLLRAYGGYEGLLRGLVNIMIIAPIVMVITITTAVPAGYALGRLKVKARSILILFLLASRSLPPVSVALPYFFLFSQTGLRATLLGMIIIHLTITIPIVTWILMGFFAALPRDLEKAARLDGCSRLGAFYRVVLPMAAPGIAATAVIAFLFSWNDFFFSWLLSQGTPAATYNAQLSGFFNFQNEPAMFAAAVMLQISLAAVVAIALQKYIVRLRIVDPGAVVIEQ
- a CDS encoding multiple sugar ABC transporter permease; this encodes MRLSDTGVALLLVVPLIILVFSINIYPIAYSFWLSLNDVSLFKQTVTFVGLQQYAKAFADQLFANSVLVSVRFVIESVLLIMLSSIGIALVLNEKTALTPVLKVLVILPWALSEFAVAIAGRFFLDRNYGFLNALLLHLGLVDKPIYFLNPVNAVDWLAIFYAWNITPIGAYFILSALQTIPEDLYRQAQVDGASAFWRFRIITFPFIRYAVLITTVLATILSASSLVLAFALTGGGPGFASTPATLYSFRVFFNAQDFGYGAAMSWLLLIFVMIGSIFYFKLLTFRR
- a CDS encoding alanine racemase domain protein; this encodes MLMFSSMRRGDIDTPALIVDVKVLKRNITEMADFARSLGKKLRPHVKTHKTPEIAWMQMEAGADGICVQKLGEAEVMAEAGLDDILVSNEVVGVQKMHRLVKLAEKVKLSVAVDDVENVSELGRFCRENGVEVGVYVDVDCGMHRTGVPPEKAWLLAEKVTRTEGVYLVGLMGYEGHAGSPTSREERHKLIEEAVKATLHAAKLMKNNGIEPGEVSMGSSATVRVSGRYEGVTELQPGMYVFNDWYLVEREAATQETCALHVLTTVMSKTSPERCVVDAGSKAFHLDMGRYPVCVGVEGVEIYKLSEEHGWVKLSGKAVDKVKLGDRLEFIPYHVCPCVNQFDIMYGLEGDSVTKIWEIKARGKVT
- a CDS encoding F420-dependent alcohol dehydrogenase (F420-dependent glucose-6-phosphate dehydrogenase) — its product is MKKTMVKLGVDATFWMDDKYEMRFLGLCEKAGFDSLWFGDHFLPWHHSFKHNFFVWPVLAAAAERTKKILLGVDVTVPIGGRYHPAIIAQAMGTLDNMYPSRFLLGVGTGEAMSEKRFMGRWPPWRERMERLVEALDLIKKLWSSRDYFDFDGKYFSMSKVYLHLKPKKSIPIYFSAIGEKAATYAGKYGDRLITANTLENCRDKIFPAFEKAAAEAGRNPRRIEKAVLLEGAVVDIDKTIKRIKRIHAGATIMENFNEEDPRKIEESGLRLSDEAIRNYYLLYEDVDDLIDHLDQFRKIGANHLIFTDFSPRPEKTIEIFRRKIIPYFKGG
- a CDS encoding N5,N10-methylenetetrahydromethanopterin reductase; its protein translation is MNRLREFGCHIITSQHTIDEILRLAILADKLSYDHVRIGDHVIVPNAEVSYPNAQTLLAAFGVLTKHVRISTAVTDCYRRHPVEIAQAIATLDVLTHGRAVLGIGAGEMMNLSPFGIEWTKPVKRLREAVEVINLLLASTPKSPATYEGEIFSLKKAYLQIKPVQKPRPPIYIGAAGCKTRELVGMVGDGWLPVGVESPQTLKKHLLDVKNGAERTSRQISNIDIDVTVYTAVDEDIENAYRVVSPAVKSMLVQQREVLRELTGLEVPENLSLQRIDPTDKERLMSFEEMVKQVPRSAVEDVAAFGPIDSVIGKLEEFLGAGATSLTICIIGLDHEKTLRTYAEKIIPYLKETYGSH